From the Xiphophorus maculatus strain JP 163 A chromosome 20, X_maculatus-5.0-male, whole genome shotgun sequence genome, one window contains:
- the LOC102236696 gene encoding protein FAM107B-like isoform X2: protein MGASYGKKKSYSIDHEPLSRQPGAKNRKQPNGRASAYSDLQQHRPSDVHRRPSPASSCVPPPDYMDGDEDLIKPKKLLNPVKTSRSHQELHRELLSSCRRGGSGVETKPELQRVLESRKRDQLIRQRKQEEEARKKISPLEAELLKRHMKLEELERQQEQQEEESLRAPEFVKVRENLRRTSFHADEKEV, encoded by the exons AAATCGTACAGCATCGACCATGAGCCTCTGTCCAGACAGCCAGGGGCGAAGAACCGGAAGCAGCCGAATGGCAGAG CTTCGGCGTActctgacctgcagcagcaTCGCCCCAGTGACGTCCACAGGAGGCCGTCCCCGGCGTCCAGCTGCGTCCCCCCGCCTGACTACATGGACGGAGACGAGGACCTGATCAAACCCAAGAAGCTGCTGAATCCCGTCAAGACATCCAGGAGCCACCAGGAGCTGCACAGAGAGCTGCTGAGCAGCTGCAGACG GGGGGGCAGCGGCGTGGAGACCAAGCCGGAGCTGCAGCGGGTTCTGGAGTCCAGGAAGCGGGATCAGCTGATCCGccagaggaaacaggaagaggaagcgCGCAAGAAGATTTCCCCACTGGAGGCCGAGCTGCTCAAGAGACACATGAAGCTGGAGGAG CTGGAGCgtcagcaggagcagcaggaggaggagagcctCAGAGCTCCAGAGTTTGTTAAAGTCAGAGAAAATCTGAGACGGACGTCCTTCCATGCAGACGAGAAGGAGGTGTAG
- the LOC102236696 gene encoding protein FAM107B-like isoform X1: protein MFESPSQLIKKHSRIFEKSYSIDHEPLSRQPGAKNRKQPNGRASAYSDLQQHRPSDVHRRPSPASSCVPPPDYMDGDEDLIKPKKLLNPVKTSRSHQELHRELLSSCRRGGSGVETKPELQRVLESRKRDQLIRQRKQEEEARKKISPLEAELLKRHMKLEELERQQEQQEEESLRAPEFVKVRENLRRTSFHADEKEV, encoded by the exons ATGTTTGAATCTCCTTCTCAGCTCATCAAGAAGCACTCCAGAATTTTTGAG AAATCGTACAGCATCGACCATGAGCCTCTGTCCAGACAGCCAGGGGCGAAGAACCGGAAGCAGCCGAATGGCAGAG CTTCGGCGTActctgacctgcagcagcaTCGCCCCAGTGACGTCCACAGGAGGCCGTCCCCGGCGTCCAGCTGCGTCCCCCCGCCTGACTACATGGACGGAGACGAGGACCTGATCAAACCCAAGAAGCTGCTGAATCCCGTCAAGACATCCAGGAGCCACCAGGAGCTGCACAGAGAGCTGCTGAGCAGCTGCAGACG GGGGGGCAGCGGCGTGGAGACCAAGCCGGAGCTGCAGCGGGTTCTGGAGTCCAGGAAGCGGGATCAGCTGATCCGccagaggaaacaggaagaggaagcgCGCAAGAAGATTTCCCCACTGGAGGCCGAGCTGCTCAAGAGACACATGAAGCTGGAGGAG CTGGAGCgtcagcaggagcagcaggaggaggagagcctCAGAGCTCCAGAGTTTGTTAAAGTCAGAGAAAATCTGAGACGGACGTCCTTCCATGCAGACGAGAAGGAGGTGTAG
- the LOC102236696 gene encoding protein FAM107B-like isoform X3: MEERTASSREAMLKSASAYSDLQQHRPSDVHRRPSPASSCVPPPDYMDGDEDLIKPKKLLNPVKTSRSHQELHRELLSSCRRGGSGVETKPELQRVLESRKRDQLIRQRKQEEEARKKISPLEAELLKRHMKLEELERQQEQQEEESLRAPEFVKVRENLRRTSFHADEKEV; this comes from the exons ATGGAGGAGAGGACAGCCAGCAGCAGGGAGGCCATGCTGAAGTCCG CTTCGGCGTActctgacctgcagcagcaTCGCCCCAGTGACGTCCACAGGAGGCCGTCCCCGGCGTCCAGCTGCGTCCCCCCGCCTGACTACATGGACGGAGACGAGGACCTGATCAAACCCAAGAAGCTGCTGAATCCCGTCAAGACATCCAGGAGCCACCAGGAGCTGCACAGAGAGCTGCTGAGCAGCTGCAGACG GGGGGGCAGCGGCGTGGAGACCAAGCCGGAGCTGCAGCGGGTTCTGGAGTCCAGGAAGCGGGATCAGCTGATCCGccagaggaaacaggaagaggaagcgCGCAAGAAGATTTCCCCACTGGAGGCCGAGCTGCTCAAGAGACACATGAAGCTGGAGGAG CTGGAGCgtcagcaggagcagcaggaggaggagagcctCAGAGCTCCAGAGTTTGTTAAAGTCAGAGAAAATCTGAGACGGACGTCCTTCCATGCAGACGAGAAGGAGGTGTAG